One genomic window of Butyricicoccus intestinisimiae includes the following:
- the malQ gene encoding 4-alpha-glucanotransferase: MQRSAGILLPVSSLPSPYGIGCFSQEAYNFVDWLKEAGQTYWQILPLGTTSYGDSPYQSFSAFAGNPYFISLDALVEEGVLTAAECKKTNFGRKADDINYHRLYTERGRLLRLAYSRSNISQNEDFIAFCEKNKWWLDDFALFMAVKDRFGGKPWTEWAEDIRLRWQNALDYYHQELYFDVEYYKYIQFKFDEQWRKLKAYANSKGIQIIGDIPIYVALDSADAWANPDLFQLDEKNVPTAVAGVPPDGFSATGQLWGNPLYRWEVHRDTGYQWWITRLWYCFELYDVVRIDHFRGFDEYFSVPYGSDTAAAGHWEKGPGMELFHAVEHALGKRNIIAEDLGYMSDSVRQLVRDSGFAGIKVLEFAFDSRDTGSASDYLPHNYPVNSVAYTGTHDNETLVSWYQTITSAERTMVRDYLYDYATPEDQLYKSMIALVLRSAAATCIIPMQDWLGLDNSARINKPSTLGKNWRWRLKKTQLTKKLQKEICQMTTRYGRRNWD; the protein is encoded by the coding sequence ATGCAGAGAAGTGCAGGTATTTTATTGCCCGTCAGCAGTTTGCCGTCCCCCTACGGCATCGGTTGTTTTTCACAAGAAGCATATAACTTTGTGGACTGGCTGAAAGAGGCCGGACAGACCTACTGGCAGATTTTGCCGCTGGGTACGACCAGCTACGGCGACAGTCCGTATCAGAGCTTTTCCGCTTTTGCGGGCAATCCGTATTTTATCAGCTTGGACGCACTGGTGGAAGAAGGCGTGCTGACCGCCGCCGAGTGCAAAAAAACAAACTTTGGCCGCAAAGCAGACGACATTAATTACCATCGTCTGTACACAGAACGAGGCCGTTTGCTGCGGCTGGCTTATTCCCGCAGCAACATCAGTCAAAACGAAGACTTCATCGCCTTCTGCGAGAAAAACAAGTGGTGGCTGGATGATTTTGCCCTGTTCATGGCGGTCAAAGACCGATTTGGCGGCAAGCCGTGGACGGAATGGGCGGAGGATATCCGCCTGCGCTGGCAAAATGCCCTCGACTATTATCATCAGGAACTATACTTTGATGTGGAATATTACAAGTACATCCAATTCAAGTTTGATGAGCAATGGCGCAAATTAAAAGCATATGCCAACAGCAAGGGCATTCAGATTATCGGCGATATTCCCATCTATGTGGCGCTGGATTCCGCGGATGCATGGGCAAATCCCGACTTGTTCCAGCTGGACGAAAAGAACGTTCCCACAGCGGTAGCCGGCGTCCCGCCAGATGGATTTTCCGCCACTGGTCAGCTCTGGGGCAATCCGCTCTACCGCTGGGAAGTGCACCGCGACACCGGTTATCAGTGGTGGATCACCCGCCTGTGGTACTGCTTTGAGCTGTATGATGTGGTACGCATCGACCACTTCCGCGGTTTTGACGAGTATTTTTCTGTCCCCTATGGCAGTGATACCGCTGCGGCCGGTCACTGGGAGAAAGGCCCCGGCATGGAGCTGTTCCATGCCGTAGAGCATGCACTTGGCAAGCGGAATATCATCGCGGAGGATCTCGGCTACATGAGTGATTCCGTGCGTCAGCTGGTGCGTGACAGCGGCTTTGCCGGCATTAAAGTTCTGGAATTTGCCTTTGATTCCCGCGACACCGGCAGTGCCAGCGACTACCTGCCCCACAATTACCCTGTGAACAGCGTCGCATATACCGGCACACATGACAACGAGACACTGGTATCGTGGTACCAGACCATCACCTCTGCCGAACGCACCATGGTACGGGACTATCTGTATGACTACGCCACCCCAGAAGATCAGCTCTATAAAAGTATGATCGCGCTGGTCTTGCGGAGCGCAGCGGCAACCTGCATCATCCCCATGCAGGATTGGCTGGGACTGGATAATTCCGCTCGCATCAACAAGCCTTCTACATTGGGCAAAAACTGGCGCTGGCGGCTGAAAAAGACCCAGCTGACCAAAAAGCTTCAAAAAGAAATCTGCCAGATGACCACCCGCTATGGTCGGAGAAATTGGGACTAA
- the hslO gene encoding Hsp33 family molecular chaperone HslO gives MSDRLIRAICRNAEIKFTAVCTTETVERARQIHKTLPLATAALGRTLSAASMMGRELKDKNGSVTIQIKGNGPLGAITTIGDCDGCVRGYLQNPAAELPLLPNGHLDVGSGVGRGYLMVIKDIGVGEPFTGTTALHNGEIAEDITKYFAESEQVPSAVALGVLVDTDQHVKQAGGYIVQLMPGATDEDITRLENNIAKAGAMTAMLESGMSLEDIAHAVLDGFEVEFLEEAPVTYRCGCNHAKVTRALISLGKDELTRLRDEEEGIEVTCQFCDKVYKMTRDDIAVMLEAATAKEENNG, from the coding sequence ATGAGTGATAGATTGATTCGTGCGATTTGCCGCAATGCGGAGATCAAGTTTACCGCGGTGTGCACAACGGAAACCGTTGAGCGCGCGCGCCAGATTCACAAAACGCTGCCGCTGGCAACCGCTGCGCTGGGCAGAACGCTGTCTGCGGCTTCTATGATGGGCAGAGAGCTGAAGGACAAGAACGGCTCTGTGACCATTCAGATCAAGGGCAACGGCCCGCTTGGCGCCATTACCACCATCGGCGACTGTGACGGCTGTGTGCGCGGCTATTTGCAGAATCCTGCTGCGGAGCTGCCGCTGCTGCCGAACGGCCATCTGGACGTTGGCTCCGGTGTCGGCCGCGGCTATCTGATGGTTATCAAGGACATTGGTGTCGGTGAGCCGTTTACCGGCACGACAGCTCTGCACAACGGCGAAATTGCCGAGGACATCACCAAGTATTTCGCGGAGAGCGAACAGGTGCCGTCTGCGGTTGCACTGGGCGTTTTGGTGGACACCGACCAGCATGTCAAGCAGGCGGGCGGCTATATCGTCCAGCTCATGCCGGGCGCGACAGACGAGGACATCACCCGTCTGGAGAACAACATTGCCAAAGCTGGCGCAATGACCGCGATGCTGGAGAGCGGCATGTCGTTGGAGGACATTGCCCATGCCGTGCTGGACGGCTTTGAGGTCGAGTTTTTGGAAGAAGCACCGGTTACCTATCGCTGCGGCTGCAATCACGCCAAGGTCACCCGCGCGCTCATCAGCTTGGGCAAGGACGAGCTGACGCGCCTGCGTGATGAGGAGGAAGGCATTGAAGTAACTTGTCAGTTCTGCGACAAGGTCTATAAGATGACCCGCGACGACATTGCTGTGATGCTGGAGGCTGCGACGGCGAAAGAGGAGAATAACGGCTGA
- a CDS encoding endonuclease/exonuclease/phosphatase family protein: MKLLTLNTHSLIEPDYEAKREIFVNVIANEQPDVFALQEVNQTVSAPQLENIPTGYFPCPCNQVPLKADNHAAAVARMLEERGVQYHWSWVPAKIGYDKYDEGMAVFSRAPITAAENLLLSKSNDYTYWKTRRALGICTQDVWYYTVHLGWWKDEEDPFRAQWENLSQAAGSKKQAFLLGDFNSEAAVRGEGYDLIVRDGWQDTYCLAQKRDDGYTVTQAIDGWRDAPNAAAKKRIDQIWCFQALPVKSSRVVFNGAQEPQVSDHAGILIEL; the protein is encoded by the coding sequence ATGAAACTGCTGACATTAAATACCCACAGCCTCATTGAGCCGGATTATGAAGCCAAGCGGGAAATTTTTGTAAACGTTATCGCAAACGAACAGCCGGATGTGTTCGCCTTGCAGGAAGTAAACCAGACGGTTTCTGCGCCACAGCTTGAGAACATACCGACAGGTTATTTCCCCTGTCCCTGCAATCAGGTGCCGCTGAAGGCAGATAACCACGCCGCTGCGGTGGCGCGGATGCTGGAAGAGCGCGGCGTACAGTATCATTGGAGCTGGGTTCCGGCAAAAATCGGTTATGACAAATACGATGAGGGCATGGCTGTGTTCAGCCGTGCCCCCATCACCGCCGCTGAAAATCTGCTGCTGAGCAAATCCAACGACTATACCTATTGGAAAACCCGCCGTGCGCTGGGCATCTGTACACAAGATGTTTGGTATTACACGGTCCACCTAGGCTGGTGGAAGGACGAAGAAGATCCGTTCCGCGCCCAGTGGGAAAACCTGTCACAGGCAGCGGGTTCCAAAAAACAGGCGTTTTTGCTCGGTGACTTCAACAGCGAAGCGGCAGTACGCGGAGAAGGTTACGATTTGATTGTCCGCGACGGCTGGCAGGATACCTACTGTCTGGCGCAAAAGCGGGATGACGGCTATACGGTCACGCAGGCCATTGATGGCTGGAGAGATGCTCCGAATGCCGCAGCTAAAAAGCGTATCGACCAGATTTGGTGCTTTCAAGCACTGCCGGTCAAAAGCAGTCGGGTTGTGTTCAACGGAGCACAAGAACCGCAGGTGTCCGATCACGCGGGCATTCTCATTGAGTTGTAA
- a CDS encoding class I SAM-dependent DNA methyltransferase, producing MSEYSEYGLLSEYYDRFTDDVPYERWADFFERIFEQKHVKPSVILDLACGTGSLTSILAQRGYDMIGVDQSEDMLMIAQENCMDANPDKPVLLLHQPMQELELYGGIDACVCCLDSVNYVEDPDMLREAMKRVYTYLKPGGLFLFDVNTRSKLERIDGQSFVREDEDVFCVWQCMLEENLCQYHFDIFELNEDGAWNRYEEHHIERVYDNAELTDMLQQAGFTDIELRGELSDEPPKEKEERIFFLARKPE from the coding sequence ATGAGTGAATATTCAGAGTACGGACTGCTCTCGGAATACTATGACCGCTTCACCGATGACGTGCCATACGAACGGTGGGCGGATTTTTTTGAGCGGATTTTTGAACAAAAGCACGTCAAGCCGTCTGTGATTTTGGATTTGGCGTGTGGTACCGGCTCGCTGACCAGCATCTTGGCACAGCGCGGCTATGATATGATTGGTGTCGATCAGTCGGAAGATATGCTGATGATTGCACAGGAAAACTGCATGGATGCCAATCCGGACAAGCCGGTTTTGCTTCTGCATCAGCCGATGCAGGAATTGGAGCTGTACGGCGGGATAGATGCCTGCGTGTGCTGCTTGGATTCCGTCAATTATGTAGAAGATCCGGATATGCTGCGCGAGGCAATGAAGCGCGTCTATACATATCTCAAGCCGGGCGGACTGTTTTTATTTGACGTCAACACCCGCAGCAAGTTGGAGCGCATTGACGGACAGAGCTTTGTCCGCGAGGATGAGGATGTGTTCTGCGTCTGGCAGTGCATGCTGGAAGAAAATCTGTGCCAGTATCACTTTGACATCTTTGAGCTCAACGAGGATGGCGCATGGAACCGCTATGAAGAACACCACATCGAGCGCGTGTACGACAATGCGGAGCTGACGGATATGTTACAGCAGGCGGGCTTTACAGACATCGAACTGCGCGGTGAGCTGTCGGACGAGCCGCCGAAGGAGAAGGAAGAACGCATTTTCTTCTTGGCAAGAAAACCGGAATAA
- a CDS encoding YerC/YecD family TrpR-related protein, producing MNNKLRGKSMDSLFQAILHLNTLEECSNFFEDLCTISELRAMEQRFQVAAMLDEGRIYSDIAKETGASTATISRVNKCLTYGSDGYRTALDRMKQAKGNDTDE from the coding sequence ATGAACAACAAACTCAGGGGAAAATCCATGGATAGTCTGTTTCAGGCAATCCTGCATCTGAACACGCTGGAGGAGTGCAGCAACTTTTTTGAGGATCTCTGCACCATCAGCGAACTGCGTGCCATGGAACAGCGCTTTCAGGTCGCTGCTATGCTGGATGAGGGACGCATTTACAGTGATATCGCAAAGGAGACCGGTGCGTCTACGGCAACCATCAGCCGCGTCAACAAGTGCTTGACGTATGGTTCGGACGGCTACCGCACGGCACTGGATCGCATGAAGCAAGCAAAGGGAAACGATACAGATGAGTGA
- the gatB gene encoding Asp-tRNA(Asn)/Glu-tRNA(Gln) amidotransferase subunit GatB → MNYEAVIGLEVHAELSTKTKIFCGCSTAFGAEINTHVCPVCTGQPGALPVLNKQVVHYAAKMGLATHCTVNQLCKSDRKNYFYPDLPKAYQISQFDVPICENGYVDFEVNGEPKRVRFERIHFEEDAGKLLHDEGEGTVVDFNRCGVPLIEMVTRPDIHSAAEAKAFLETVKTTLSYLQICDCRMEEGSIRCDVNVSIRPEGSETLGTRVEMKNINSFSAAERAIEYEVNRQIDVVSEGGTITQETRRWDDSRGKNMVMRSKEDAQDYRYFPDPDLVAVEISDEWLEQIRSEIPELPQSRYNRYMEEIGLQPKEARILADSFDKACLLDEGVNMQRVDAKNIANWILSDISKYLNDKNLELKDTKLTAQKLVDMIELIEKNTISGNAGKKVLVQLFETDDSVDTIVDKLGLKQVSDEGAIQKLVDEVLAANPKSVADYKKGKKNAIGFLVGQCMKASKGKGNPKMINQLLSKTLDSME, encoded by the coding sequence ATGAATTATGAAGCAGTCATCGGTTTGGAAGTCCATGCCGAGCTTTCTACAAAGACCAAGATTTTCTGTGGATGCAGCACGGCATTCGGCGCAGAGATTAACACCCATGTTTGCCCGGTTTGCACGGGTCAGCCGGGTGCTCTGCCGGTTCTGAACAAGCAGGTCGTGCATTATGCGGCAAAGATGGGTCTGGCTACCCATTGTACGGTAAACCAGCTGTGCAAGTCTGACCGCAAGAACTATTTCTATCCGGATCTGCCGAAGGCATACCAGATTTCGCAGTTCGATGTGCCGATTTGCGAAAACGGCTATGTTGATTTTGAAGTAAACGGCGAGCCGAAGCGCGTTCGCTTTGAGCGCATTCACTTTGAGGAAGACGCAGGCAAGCTACTGCACGATGAGGGCGAGGGCACGGTTGTTGACTTCAATCGCTGCGGCGTACCGCTGATCGAGATGGTAACGCGTCCGGACATTCATTCCGCAGCAGAGGCAAAGGCATTCTTGGAGACCGTCAAGACGACCCTGTCTTATCTGCAAATTTGCGACTGCCGCATGGAGGAAGGCTCGATTCGTTGTGATGTCAACGTGTCGATTCGTCCGGAAGGCTCCGAGACGCTGGGCACTCGTGTCGAGATGAAGAACATCAACTCGTTCTCTGCGGCAGAGCGTGCCATTGAGTATGAAGTAAATCGCCAGATTGACGTTGTGTCTGAGGGCGGCACGATTACGCAGGAGACCCGCCGTTGGGACGATTCCCGAGGAAAGAACATGGTCATGCGTTCCAAGGAGGATGCGCAGGATTATCGCTATTTCCCGGATCCGGATCTGGTAGCCGTAGAAATCAGCGATGAATGGCTGGAGCAGATTCGCTCGGAGATTCCGGAGCTGCCGCAGTCTCGCTACAACCGCTACATGGAAGAAATCGGCTTGCAGCCGAAGGAAGCGCGCATTCTGGCGGATTCCTTTGACAAGGCGTGCCTGCTGGATGAGGGCGTGAACATGCAGCGTGTCGATGCCAAGAACATCGCAAACTGGATTCTGTCTGACATCTCCAAGTATCTGAACGACAAGAATCTGGAGCTGAAGGACACCAAGCTGACCGCGCAGAAGCTGGTTGACATGATTGAGCTGATTGAGAAGAACACCATTTCCGGCAACGCCGGCAAGAAGGTTCTGGTTCAGCTGTTTGAGACCGATGATTCGGTTGACACCATCGTTGACAAGCTGGGTCTGAAGCAGGTATCCGATGAGGGTGCAATTCAGAAGCTGGTTGACGAGGTTCTCGCTGCCAATCCGAAGTCTGTTGCAGACTATAAGAAGGGCAAGAAGAACGCCATTGGCTTCCTTGTTGGTCAGTGCATGAAGGCCTCCAAGGGCAAGGGCAATCCGAAGATGATTAACCAGCTGCTCAGCAAGACGCTGGACAGCATGGAATAA
- the gatC gene encoding Asp-tRNA(Asn)/Glu-tRNA(Gln) amidotransferase subunit GatC has protein sequence MAITRENVEYIANLARLDPKGKGFDKIAEDMQEIVAMVDQLQELDLGDITDCIDTERKNAMREDEVVPSYDKEEILANAPSVACGGVSVPRVVE, from the coding sequence ATGGCTATTACGAGAGAAAATGTCGAATATATCGCCAATCTGGCGCGTCTTGACCCAAAGGGCAAGGGCTTTGACAAAATCGCTGAGGATATGCAGGAAATCGTTGCCATGGTAGACCAGCTGCAGGAGCTGGATCTGGGCGACATCACCGATTGCATTGATACCGAGCGCAAGAACGCCATGCGCGAGGATGAAGTCGTTCCGTCTTACGACAAGGAAGAAATCCTTGCGAATGCACCGAGCGTGGCATGCGGCGGCGTCAGCGTACCGCGTGTCGTAGAATAA
- a CDS encoding PTS transporter subunit IIBC, which yields MTTTTFSTVVAAPFNGKLVPLSEVPDETFASGVLGEGIAIEPSDGLFCSPVDGTVAMIAETKHAIGFAADSGLEVLVHVGLETVSLNGEGFEILVKAGDPVKQGQPVAKVDLDLIRSRGLKTITSIVLTGGADDMQLHCAKGTAKAGKTQMITLTEKEQAVEASKAAPAGEEANAKKSKKKGFINFDLLQKLGKVLMTVIAVMPAAGLMISLGKLVQMCGADMAAVMTIGTTMENIGWAVINNLHILFAVAIGGSWAKERAGGAFAAVLAFALINVITGNIFGVTSAMLADPNAMTHTLFGQEIAVSGYFTSILGAPALNMGVFVGIISGFVGGVAYNKYYNFRKLPDALSFFNGKRFVPMVVIAYSVIISIVLSLFWPVVQTGINNFGIWIANSSDTSPILAPFIYGTLERLLLPFGLHHMLTIPMNYTSFGGTYTIATGVNAGSQVFGQDPLWLAWVNDLINFKKAGDMTAYTNLLTTVTPARFKVGQMIGATGLLLGIALAMYRRVDADKRAKYKSMFISTALAVFLTGVTEPLEFMFMFCALPLYIVYALLQGCAFAMAGVIHLRLHSFGNLEFITRIPMSLQAGLFGDIINFVICVAAFFAIGYFVAYFMIGKLKLATPGRLGNYTDDNADDSAANTDSNKNSDKNSGNSQAERIIALLGGRENIVLVDACMTRLRVTVKDPSKVADLAAWKGEGALSLMVKGDGIQAVYGPKADVLKSDINDIL from the coding sequence ATGACAACGACGACATTTTCGACTGTCGTGGCGGCACCCTTCAACGGAAAACTTGTTCCGCTGAGCGAAGTTCCGGATGAAACTTTTGCCAGCGGCGTTCTGGGTGAAGGTATCGCCATCGAGCCGTCTGACGGTCTGTTTTGCAGCCCTGTGGATGGCACCGTGGCAATGATTGCGGAAACCAAGCACGCCATTGGCTTTGCGGCAGACAGCGGACTGGAGGTTCTGGTTCATGTAGGTTTGGAAACGGTCAGCCTGAATGGCGAGGGTTTTGAGATTCTCGTCAAAGCGGGAGATCCAGTCAAACAGGGTCAGCCCGTGGCAAAAGTGGATCTCGACTTGATTCGCAGCCGCGGCCTGAAAACCATCACTTCCATCGTTTTGACTGGCGGTGCAGATGATATGCAGCTGCACTGTGCAAAAGGTACCGCAAAGGCAGGCAAGACGCAGATGATAACCCTTACAGAAAAAGAACAGGCTGTTGAGGCATCGAAAGCAGCTCCTGCCGGCGAAGAAGCCAATGCAAAGAAGTCCAAGAAAAAGGGATTCATCAATTTCGATCTTCTGCAAAAACTGGGCAAAGTGCTCATGACGGTCATCGCCGTTATGCCTGCTGCCGGTCTCATGATCAGCTTGGGTAAGCTGGTACAGATGTGCGGTGCCGACATGGCAGCGGTCATGACCATCGGTACCACCATGGAAAACATTGGCTGGGCAGTTATCAACAATCTGCACATCCTGTTTGCAGTTGCCATCGGCGGCAGCTGGGCAAAGGAGCGCGCCGGCGGCGCATTTGCAGCTGTGCTGGCATTTGCACTCATCAATGTGATTACCGGCAATATTTTCGGTGTCACCAGCGCGATGCTGGCAGACCCCAATGCCATGACCCACACCCTGTTCGGACAAGAAATCGCCGTCAGCGGCTATTTCACCTCTATACTGGGTGCTCCAGCTCTAAACATGGGCGTGTTCGTTGGCATCATCTCAGGTTTTGTCGGCGGTGTAGCTTACAATAAATACTACAACTTCCGCAAGCTGCCAGACGCACTGTCCTTCTTCAACGGCAAGCGCTTTGTTCCTATGGTGGTCATCGCTTATTCCGTGATCATCTCCATTGTACTTTCCCTGTTCTGGCCTGTTGTTCAGACCGGCATCAATAATTTCGGTATCTGGATTGCCAATTCTTCTGACACGTCTCCGATTCTGGCTCCGTTCATCTATGGTACGTTGGAACGTCTGCTGCTGCCGTTCGGCCTGCATCACATGCTGACCATCCCAATGAACTACACCTCTTTCGGCGGCACATATACAATTGCCACCGGCGTGAACGCAGGCTCTCAGGTATTTGGTCAGGACCCGCTGTGGCTGGCATGGGTCAACGACCTCATCAACTTCAAGAAGGCCGGCGACATGACCGCTTACACCAATCTGCTCACAACTGTTACTCCTGCCCGCTTCAAGGTTGGCCAGATGATCGGTGCTACCGGTCTGCTGCTGGGTATCGCACTGGCAATGTACCGCCGTGTAGATGCCGACAAGCGTGCAAAGTATAAGTCCATGTTCATCTCCACCGCACTGGCTGTATTCCTCACCGGCGTTACCGAGCCACTGGAATTCATGTTCATGTTCTGCGCACTGCCGCTGTACATCGTGTACGCACTGCTGCAGGGCTGTGCTTTCGCTATGGCTGGTGTCATCCACCTGCGCCTGCACTCCTTCGGTAATTTGGAATTTATCACTCGTATCCCGATGTCTCTGCAGGCAGGTCTGTTCGGTGATATTATCAATTTTGTGATTTGTGTTGCTGCATTCTTTGCAATCGGCTACTTTGTGGCTTACTTCATGATTGGCAAGCTCAAGCTGGCAACACCGGGCCGTCTGGGCAATTACACCGATGACAACGCGGACGATTCTGCTGCAAACACCGATTCCAACAAAAATTCCGACAAGAACTCCGGCAATAGTCAGGCTGAGCGCATCATTGCTCTGCTGGGCGGCCGCGAGAACATCGTGCTGGTAGATGCCTGCATGACCCGTCTGCGCGTCACCGTAAAAGACCCATCCAAGGTTGCGGATCTCGCTGCATGGAAGGGCGAGGGCGCTCTGAGCCTGATGGTCAAGGGCGACGGCATTCAGGCCGTGTATGGTCCTAAGGCAGACGTGCTGAAATCCGACATCAACGATATTCTGTAA
- the gatA gene encoding Asp-tRNA(Asn)/Glu-tRNA(Gln) amidotransferase subunit GatA, giving the protein MELYQKTAAELSAMLKNKEVSSVELTKAAFARTAAVEDKVGAYITLTEEHALETAAAIDAKRAAGEELAPLAGVPVSVKDNICTKGIRTTCASRMLENFQPPYNATVMNRLHDAGLVMTGKTNLDEFAMGSSCENSALQKTHNPHNLERVTGGSSGGAAASVAAGEVSIALGSDTGGSIRQPASFCGVVGLKPTYGTVSRYGLVAFASSLDQIGPFARSVEDAALLTDVLRGYDKMDSTSYPREYDSLHAGMNADIKGMKIGLPKEYFGEGISEEVSKAVLAAAETYKQLGAEVVEISLPLSKYALPIYYILSSAEASSNLARFDGVKYGYRAEKFDGIIDLYVKSRSEAFGQEVQRRIMLGTYVLSSGYYDAYYKKARAAQRAIRADYNKAFEQVDVIMTPVAPTTAYKIGEKTSDPLQMYMGDICTVSVNIAGLPAMVQPCGFDANKLPIGMQLIGPRFGEQKLINAGLAYEKASGLSNIVAL; this is encoded by the coding sequence ATGGAATTGTATCAGAAGACAGCAGCCGAGCTCTCGGCAATGCTGAAAAATAAAGAAGTCAGCTCGGTAGAGCTGACCAAGGCTGCGTTTGCAAGAACTGCCGCTGTAGAGGACAAAGTCGGCGCATACATCACGCTGACCGAGGAGCACGCACTGGAGACGGCAGCAGCGATTGACGCCAAGCGCGCCGCAGGCGAGGAGCTGGCTCCGCTGGCAGGTGTGCCGGTGTCCGTAAAGGATAACATCTGCACCAAGGGCATTCGCACCACCTGTGCTTCCCGTATGCTGGAAAACTTCCAGCCGCCATACAATGCAACGGTGATGAACCGCCTGCACGATGCCGGTCTGGTCATGACGGGCAAGACCAATCTGGACGAGTTTGCAATGGGCTCTTCCTGTGAGAATTCTGCGCTGCAAAAGACGCACAATCCGCACAATCTGGAGCGTGTAACCGGCGGCTCTTCCGGCGGCGCAGCAGCTTCTGTCGCAGCCGGTGAAGTTTCCATCGCACTGGGTTCTGATACCGGCGGCTCCATCCGTCAGCCGGCATCCTTCTGCGGCGTTGTTGGTCTCAAGCCGACTTACGGCACGGTTTCCCGTTACGGTCTGGTTGCATTTGCATCTTCTTTGGATCAGATCGGCCCGTTCGCCCGCAGCGTAGAGGACGCCGCACTGCTGACAGACGTGCTGCGCGGCTATGACAAGATGGATTCCACCAGCTATCCGCGCGAATATGACAGCCTGCACGCCGGCATGAATGCGGACATCAAGGGCATGAAGATTGGTCTGCCGAAGGAATATTTTGGTGAAGGCATCTCGGAAGAGGTCAGCAAGGCGGTTCTGGCTGCCGCAGAGACCTATAAGCAGCTGGGCGCAGAAGTCGTAGAGATTTCTCTGCCGCTGTCCAAGTATGCCCTGCCGATTTATTACATTCTGTCCTCCGCAGAGGCTTCGTCCAATCTGGCACGATTTGACGGTGTCAAGTACGGCTATCGCGCAGAAAAGTTTGACGGCATCATTGATCTGTACGTCAAGTCGAGAAGTGAAGCATTTGGTCAGGAAGTACAGCGCCGCATCATGCTGGGCACTTACGTGCTGTCCTCCGGCTACTATGATGCGTACTACAAGAAGGCACGTGCCGCACAGCGCGCCATCCGTGCCGACTACAACAAGGCATTCGAGCAGGTAGACGTCATTATGACGCCGGTAGCACCGACCACCGCATACAAGATTGGAGAAAAGACCTCTGATCCGCTGCAGATGTACATGGGCGATATTTGCACGGTTTCCGTCAACATCGCAGGTCTTCCGGCAATGGTACAGCCGTGTGGCTTCGATGCGAACAAGCTGCCGATTGGCATGCAGCTGATTGGTCCGCGCTTTGGCGAGCAGAAGCTCATCAATGCCGGTCTTGCCTATGAGAAGGCGTCCGGTCTGTCCAACATCGTGGCACTGTAA